One region of Mycolicibacterium insubricum genomic DNA includes:
- a CDS encoding acetoacetate decarboxylase family protein encodes MADTAPVSRHVIAGTELTMPVRVRRARQRTAMFAVDAGAAQAMIDYSGLRVFRLRPGKAVVVLMLMHYTDSDLGQYFEYGTNVMVNPPGQTLSGPRRLAEAGAFIHHLPVDQDFTLEAGRTIWGYPKVRAAFAVRGADEMAFNVSHDGLLIADLEFRPGVPVPNAVAGKPTVYRTYSHTDGVTRETLGDSRATGCGCARAVWLRLGDHPYADELRALGLPKRAFLSQTADNVEMSFGDAQEIPQ; translated from the coding sequence ATGGCCGACACAGCGCCCGTATCCCGCCACGTCATCGCCGGCACCGAACTGACCATGCCGGTGCGGGTGCGCCGGGCCCGCCAGCGCACGGCGATGTTCGCCGTCGACGCCGGCGCGGCGCAGGCGATGATCGACTACAGCGGGCTGCGGGTGTTCCGGCTGCGTCCCGGCAAGGCCGTCGTCGTGCTGATGCTGATGCACTACACCGACTCGGATCTGGGCCAGTACTTCGAGTACGGCACCAACGTCATGGTCAACCCGCCGGGGCAGACCCTGAGCGGGCCGCGGAGGCTGGCCGAGGCCGGGGCGTTCATCCACCACCTGCCCGTCGACCAGGACTTCACCCTGGAGGCCGGGCGCACCATCTGGGGTTACCCCAAGGTCCGTGCCGCGTTCGCCGTCCGCGGCGCCGACGAGATGGCCTTCAACGTCAGCCACGACGGCTTACTGATCGCCGATCTGGAGTTCCGGCCCGGCGTCCCGGTGCCGAATGCGGTTGCCGGCAAGCCGACCGTCTACCGCACCTATTCGCATACCGACGGGGTGACCCGGGAGACCCTCGGCGATTCGCGGGCCACCGGGTGCGGATGCGCCCGGGCGGTGTGGTTGCGACTCGGCGATCACCCGTACGCCGACGAACTGCGCGCACTCGGCCTGCCCAAACGCGCCTTCCTCAGCCAGACCGCCGATAACGTCGAGATGAGTTTCGGCGACGCACAAGAGATTCCGCAGTAG
- a CDS encoding Rieske 2Fe-2S domain-containing protein, with translation MATETAAGIRDIDTGDLPDRYARGWHCLGPVASFRDGQPHSVHAFGTKLVVFADSNGDLQVLDGYCRHMGGDLSQGTIKGDEVACPFHDWRWGGDGKCKLVPYAKRTPRLARTRSWHTDVRGGLLFVWHDHEGNPPQPEVRIPEMPEYDSGEWTDWKWNSMLIEGSNCREIIDNVTDMAHFFYIHFGLPTYFKNVFEGHIASQYLHNVGRPDVNDMGTAYGEASLDSEASYFGPSFMINWLHNTYGTFKAESILINCHYPVDQNNFMLQWGVIVEKPKGLDDATTDKLATAFTEGVSKGFLQDVEIWKHKTRIDNPLLVEEDGAVYQMRRWYQQFYVDVADVTPEMTDRFELEVDTTAAVAKWNIEVEENLAQRAAEQAQ, from the coding sequence ATGGCTACGGAGACCGCTGCGGGTATTCGCGATATCGACACCGGTGATCTGCCGGACCGCTACGCACGCGGCTGGCACTGCCTGGGCCCGGTGGCGTCCTTCCGGGACGGGCAGCCGCACAGCGTGCACGCGTTCGGCACCAAGCTGGTGGTGTTCGCCGACTCGAACGGCGACCTGCAGGTGCTCGACGGCTACTGCCGGCACATGGGCGGCGACCTGTCCCAGGGCACCATCAAGGGCGACGAGGTGGCCTGCCCGTTCCACGACTGGCGCTGGGGCGGCGACGGCAAGTGCAAGCTCGTCCCCTACGCCAAGCGCACCCCGCGGCTGGCCCGCACCCGCAGCTGGCACACCGACGTGCGCGGCGGGCTGCTGTTCGTCTGGCACGACCACGAGGGGAACCCGCCGCAGCCGGAGGTCCGCATCCCCGAGATGCCGGAGTACGACAGCGGCGAGTGGACCGACTGGAAGTGGAACTCGATGCTGATCGAGGGCTCCAACTGCCGCGAAATCATCGACAACGTCACCGACATGGCGCATTTCTTCTACATCCACTTCGGGCTGCCTACGTACTTCAAGAACGTCTTCGAGGGCCACATCGCCAGCCAGTACCTGCACAACGTCGGCCGCCCCGACGTCAACGACATGGGCACTGCCTACGGTGAGGCCAGCCTGGATTCTGAGGCGTCCTACTTCGGCCCATCGTTCATGATCAACTGGCTGCACAACACCTACGGCACCTTCAAGGCCGAGTCGATCCTGATCAACTGCCACTATCCGGTGGATCAGAACAACTTCATGCTGCAGTGGGGCGTCATCGTGGAGAAGCCCAAGGGGCTCGACGACGCCACCACCGACAAACTGGCCACCGCGTTCACCGAGGGCGTCAGCAAGGGCTTCCTGCAGGACGTCGAGATCTGGAAGCACAAGACCCGCATCGACAATCCGCTGCTGGTCGAGGAGGACGGTGCGGTCTACCAGATGCGGCGCTGGTACCAGCAGTTCTACGTCGACGTCGCGGACGTGACGCCGGAGATGACCGACCGGTTCGAGCTCGAGGTCGACACCACCGCGGCGGTGGCCAAGTGGAACATCGAGGTCGAGGAAAACCTGGCGCAGCGCGCGGCCGAGCAGGCACAGTGA
- a CDS encoding carboxymuconolactone decarboxylase family protein, producing the protein MSVDALKEALPEYAKDLKLNLGSIVRSTELNEQQLWGALVATAAATRNPRLIKEITEDALDILSEEAYNAALGAAAIMGMNNVFYRARGYLDGRYDDQRVGLRMNIIGNPGVDKVDFELWSMAVSSINGCEHCVASHEAVVREGGLSKTAIFEAIRVASIIGGVGQALAVADALA; encoded by the coding sequence TTGAGCGTCGACGCACTCAAGGAAGCACTTCCCGAGTACGCCAAGGATCTCAAGCTCAACCTCGGCTCGATCGTCCGCTCGACCGAGCTGAACGAGCAGCAGCTGTGGGGAGCGCTGGTGGCCACTGCGGCCGCCACGCGCAACCCGCGGCTGATCAAGGAGATCACCGAGGACGCCCTGGACATCCTCTCCGAGGAGGCCTACAACGCCGCTCTCGGCGCGGCCGCCATCATGGGGATGAACAACGTGTTCTACCGCGCCCGGGGCTACCTGGACGGTCGTTACGATGACCAGCGGGTGGGCCTGCGGATGAACATCATCGGCAACCCCGGCGTGGACAAGGTCGATTTCGAGCTGTGGTCGATGGCGGTGTCGTCGATCAACGGCTGTGAGCACTGCGTCGCCTCCCACGAGGCGGTCGTCCGCGAGGGTGGGCTGTCCAAGACCGCCATCTTCGAGGCGATCCGGGTGGCGTCGATCATCGGTGGTGTCGGCCAGGCGCTGGCCGTCGCCGACGCCCTGGCGTAA
- a CDS encoding sulfotransferase family protein, whose translation MSLSSPRTDVGTVEDLHASASKAVGLDDFGSDDDDYREALAVLLESYRRDADLTELGSKMSRFFLRNALVARLMSEASWKANPSYAQVPIERPIFVTGLPRTGTTALHRLLTADPAHQGLQLWLAEFPQPRPPRETWSEDPVFASLEEQFAKAHNDDPEYLGLHFMSAAEVEECWQLLRQSFHSVSYETLAHLPSYAHWLADRDWTKSYARYRRNLQLIGLNDVGKRWVLKNPSHLFALDALMATYPDALVVQCHRPAETIMASMCSLSAHTTAGWSNSFVGAQIGADALDTWSRGLELFNAERARHDPAQFCDVDYREFVADPIATVAGIYGHFGLELTEDARTAMVDMHDESRRGPRAPKHEYSLADYGLTVEQVRERFAQL comes from the coding sequence ATGAGCCTGAGCTCCCCCCGTACCGATGTCGGGACCGTCGAGGATCTGCACGCCTCGGCGTCCAAGGCTGTCGGCCTGGATGATTTCGGGTCCGATGACGACGACTACCGCGAGGCGCTGGCGGTCCTGCTGGAGTCCTACCGCCGCGACGCCGACCTGACCGAGCTCGGCTCCAAGATGAGCCGGTTCTTCCTGCGCAATGCGCTGGTGGCCCGGCTGATGTCGGAGGCCTCCTGGAAGGCCAACCCGTCGTACGCGCAGGTGCCGATCGAGCGGCCGATCTTCGTCACCGGGCTGCCGCGCACCGGCACCACGGCGCTGCACCGGCTGTTGACCGCGGACCCCGCCCATCAGGGGCTTCAGCTGTGGCTGGCTGAGTTCCCGCAGCCGCGCCCGCCGCGGGAAACTTGGTCGGAAGACCCGGTTTTCGCGTCTCTCGAGGAGCAATTCGCCAAGGCGCACAACGACGATCCGGAATACCTGGGCCTGCATTTCATGTCCGCGGCCGAGGTGGAGGAGTGCTGGCAGCTGCTGCGCCAGTCGTTCCACTCGGTGTCCTATGAGACGCTGGCGCACCTGCCCAGCTATGCGCACTGGCTGGCCGACCGGGACTGGACGAAATCCTATGCCCGTTACCGCCGTAACCTGCAGCTGATCGGGCTCAACGACGTCGGCAAGCGCTGGGTGCTGAAGAATCCCAGCCACCTGTTCGCCCTCGACGCGCTGATGGCCACCTACCCCGACGCGCTCGTCGTCCAGTGCCACCGGCCCGCCGAGACGATCATGGCCTCGATGTGTTCCCTGTCGGCGCACACCACCGCGGGCTGGTCCAACAGCTTCGTCGGAGCGCAGATCGGCGCCGATGCCCTCGACACCTGGTCGCGGGGCCTTGAGCTGTTCAACGCCGAGCGCGCCCGGCACGATCCGGCGCAGTTCTGCGATGTCGACTACCGGGAGTTCGTCGCGGATCCGATCGCGACGGTGGCCGGTATCTACGGGCATTTCGGGCTGGAGCTCACCGAGGACGCGCGAACGGCGATGGTCGACATGCATGACGAGAGCCGGCGCGGCCCGCGGGCACCGAAACATGAGTATTCACTGGCCGACTACGGTTTGACGGTGGAGCAGGTGCGGGAGCGCTTCGCCCAATTGTGA
- a CDS encoding hemophore-related protein — translation MTRPTVTRARMGVFAAVAAIGVATGSAVMGPSAFADPNSPSNPTPSTNEAPASSANQSPASSANQSPASSANEAPATSANETPASSANQSPASSANETPAAAADGDCNAAALAKTSASVNTALADYLTKHPDTNSALIEITRQPAFVAVGQMDSYFNEHPTEANAIRGIQAPLNAFKDRCGLQVSPTDALAALASL, via the coding sequence GTGACCCGTCCTACCGTGACCCGTGCCCGCATGGGCGTGTTCGCCGCCGTCGCCGCCATCGGCGTCGCCACCGGATCCGCCGTTATGGGCCCGTCGGCCTTCGCCGATCCCAACTCGCCGTCCAACCCGACGCCGTCCACCAACGAGGCGCCGGCCAGCTCGGCCAACCAGTCCCCGGCCAGCTCGGCCAACCAGTCTCCCGCCAGCTCGGCCAACGAGGCCCCGGCCACCTCGGCCAATGAGACCCCGGCGAGCTCGGCCAACCAGTCCCCGGCGAGCTCCGCCAACGAGACCCCGGCGGCCGCCGCCGACGGCGACTGCAACGCGGCCGCGCTGGCCAAGACCTCGGCCTCGGTGAACACCGCGCTGGCCGACTACCTGACCAAGCACCCCGACACCAACTCCGCGCTGATCGAGATCACCCGTCAGCCGGCGTTCGTCGCCGTGGGCCAGATGGACAGCTACTTCAACGAGCACCCGACCGAGGCCAATGCGATCCGCGGCATCCAGGCGCCGCTGAACGCGTTCAAGGACCGCTGCGGTCTGCAGGTCTCGCCGACCGACGCCCTGGCTGCGCTCGCGTCGCTCTGA
- the dmpG gene encoding 4-hydroxy-2-oxovalerate aldolase: MSEIFMSDLWDVRITDTSLRDGSHHKRHQFTADEVRSIVGALDAAGVPVIEVTHGDGLGGSSFNYGFSKTPEQELIKLAAETAKDAKIAFLMLPGVGTKEDIKEAQNNGGSICRIATHCTEADVSIQHFGLARELGLETVGFLMMSHTISPEKLAAQARIMADAGCQCVYVVDSAGALVLDGVSDRVAALVAELGEDAQVGFHGHENLGLGVANSVEAVRAGARQIDGSCRRFGAGAGNAPVEALIGVFDKIGVKTGIDFFDIADAAEEVVAPAMPTECLLDRNALIMGYSGVYSSFLKHAIRQGERYGVPPHLLLHRAGQRKLIGGQEDQLIDIALEIKREMAEGKVVTPTR; this comes from the coding sequence ATGAGCGAGATTTTCATGAGCGATTTGTGGGACGTGCGGATCACCGACACCTCGTTGCGTGACGGATCGCACCACAAGCGCCATCAGTTCACCGCCGACGAGGTGCGCTCCATCGTCGGGGCGCTGGATGCCGCGGGGGTGCCGGTCATCGAGGTCACCCACGGTGACGGCCTGGGCGGATCCAGCTTCAACTACGGGTTCTCCAAGACCCCGGAGCAGGAGCTGATCAAGCTGGCGGCCGAGACCGCCAAGGACGCCAAGATCGCCTTCCTGATGCTGCCGGGTGTCGGCACCAAGGAGGACATCAAGGAGGCGCAGAACAACGGTGGCTCGATCTGCCGGATCGCCACCCACTGCACCGAGGCCGACGTGTCGATCCAGCACTTCGGGCTGGCGCGCGAGCTGGGGCTGGAGACCGTCGGGTTCCTGATGATGAGCCACACCATCAGCCCGGAGAAGTTGGCCGCTCAGGCCCGGATCATGGCCGATGCCGGCTGCCAGTGCGTCTATGTCGTCGACTCTGCCGGCGCGCTGGTGCTCGACGGGGTGTCGGACCGGGTGGCGGCGCTGGTCGCCGAGCTGGGCGAGGACGCCCAGGTCGGGTTCCACGGGCACGAGAACCTCGGTCTGGGGGTGGCCAACTCGGTGGAGGCGGTGCGCGCCGGGGCCCGCCAGATCGACGGGTCGTGCCGCCGCTTCGGGGCTGGTGCGGGCAATGCGCCGGTGGAGGCGCTGATCGGGGTGTTCGACAAGATCGGTGTCAAGACCGGGATCGACTTCTTCGACATCGCCGACGCCGCGGAGGAGGTGGTCGCCCCGGCCATGCCGACCGAGTGCCTGCTGGACCGCAATGCCCTGATCATGGGGTATTCCGGGGTGTACTCCAGCTTCCTCAAGCACGCCATCCGCCAGGGTGAGCGCTACGGGGTGCCACCGCACCTGCTGCTGCACCGGGCCGGGCAACGCAAGCTGATCGGCGGCCAGGAGGACCAGCTGATCGACATCGCCCTGGAGATCAAGCGGGAGATGGCCGAGGGCAAGGTCGTCACCCCCACCAGGTAG
- a CDS encoding acetaldehyde dehydrogenase (acetylating) has product MAKKASVAIVGSGNISTDLLYKLLRSEWLEPRWMVGIDPDSEGLARARKLGLETSHLGADWLLELDEKPDILFEATSAYVHRAAAPRYAEAGIRAIDLTPAAVGPAVIPPANLHAHLDAPNVNMITCGGQATIPIVYAVNRAVTAGGGTVPYAEIVASVSSASAGPGTRANIDEFTKTTAAGVETIGGAARGKAIIILNPADPPMIMRDTIFCAIPEDADQDAITASIKDVVAQVQTYVPGYRLLNEPQFDEPSVVNGGNHMVTTFVEVEGAGDYLPPYAGNLDIMTAAATKVGEEMAKQMAEQSTGVVR; this is encoded by the coding sequence ATGGCAAAAAAGGCGTCGGTCGCCATCGTCGGGTCGGGCAATATCAGCACCGACCTGCTGTACAAGCTGTTGCGGTCGGAGTGGCTGGAGCCGCGCTGGATGGTCGGTATCGACCCGGACAGTGAGGGCCTGGCGCGGGCCCGCAAACTGGGGCTGGAGACCAGCCACCTGGGAGCGGACTGGCTGCTGGAACTCGATGAGAAGCCCGACATCCTGTTCGAGGCGACCAGCGCGTACGTGCACCGGGCCGCAGCGCCGCGTTATGCGGAGGCCGGCATCCGGGCCATCGATCTGACCCCGGCCGCGGTCGGCCCGGCGGTGATCCCGCCGGCGAATCTGCATGCGCACCTGGATGCGCCGAACGTCAACATGATCACCTGCGGTGGGCAGGCGACCATCCCGATCGTGTACGCGGTCAACCGTGCGGTGACCGCCGGCGGTGGGACGGTGCCCTACGCCGAGATCGTGGCGTCGGTGTCCTCGGCGTCGGCCGGGCCGGGCACCCGCGCCAACATCGACGAGTTCACCAAGACCACGGCTGCGGGTGTGGAGACCATCGGTGGTGCGGCGCGCGGTAAAGCGATCATCATCCTGAATCCGGCCGATCCGCCGATGATCATGCGCGACACCATTTTCTGCGCGATCCCCGAGGACGCCGACCAGGATGCGATCACCGCGTCGATCAAGGACGTGGTGGCCCAGGTGCAGACCTACGTGCCGGGCTACCGGCTGCTCAACGAACCGCAGTTCGACGAGCCCTCGGTGGTCAACGGCGGCAACCATATGGTCACCACGTTCGTCGAGGTGGAGGGCGCGGGTGACTATCTGCCGCCCTACGCCGGGAACCTGGACATCATGACGGCGGCGGCCACCAAGGTCGGCGAGGAAATGGCCAAGCAGATGGCCGAGCAGAGCACGGGGGTTGTCCGATGA
- a CDS encoding 2-keto-4-pentenoate hydratase: MLAAQTRAELAADLAEAERSRVAIDPLTAGHPGIDVVDAYEIQLINIRQRVAEGARVIGHKVGLSSAAMQQMMGVDEPDYGHLLDDMAVFENIPVPVANYLYPRVEVEVGFILADDLPGANCTEDDVLAATAAFAPSIELIDTRIKNWQIKLCDTIADNASSAGWVLGTGRVSPKDIDITAIDAVLRCNGEVIAEGRSDAVLGNPVTAVAWLARKVDSFGVRLRAGDVVLPGACMRAIDARPGDEFVADFTGLGSVRLSFE; this comes from the coding sequence ATGCTGGCTGCCCAGACCCGTGCGGAGCTCGCCGCCGACCTTGCCGAGGCCGAGCGGAGCCGGGTCGCGATCGACCCCCTGACCGCCGGGCACCCGGGCATCGACGTGGTCGACGCCTATGAGATCCAGCTGATCAACATCCGTCAGCGGGTCGCCGAGGGCGCCCGGGTGATCGGCCACAAGGTGGGCCTGTCCAGTGCCGCGATGCAGCAGATGATGGGCGTCGACGAACCGGACTACGGGCACCTGCTCGACGACATGGCGGTGTTCGAGAACATCCCGGTGCCCGTCGCCAACTACCTGTATCCGCGGGTGGAGGTGGAGGTCGGCTTCATCCTCGCCGACGACCTGCCCGGCGCCAACTGCACCGAGGACGACGTGCTGGCCGCCACCGCGGCGTTCGCCCCGTCCATCGAGCTGATCGATACCCGGATCAAGAACTGGCAGATCAAGTTGTGCGACACCATCGCCGACAACGCCAGCTCCGCGGGCTGGGTGCTGGGCACCGGGCGGGTGTCGCCCAAGGACATCGATATCACCGCCATCGACGCGGTGTTGCGCTGCAACGGTGAGGTCATCGCCGAGGGTCGCAGCGACGCGGTGCTGGGCAACCCGGTGACCGCGGTGGCCTGGTTGGCGCGCAAGGTCGACAGCTTCGGGGTGCGGCTGCGTGCCGGGGACGTGGTGTTGCCGGGGGCGTGCATGCGAGCCATCGATGCGCGTCCGGGGGATGAGTTTGTCGCTGATTTCACCGGCCTGGGGTCGGTTCGGCTGTCGTTCGAGTAG
- the kstD gene encoding 3-oxosteroid 1-dehydrogenase, whose amino-acid sequence MFYMSQEFDVVVVGSGGAGMVAALTAAHHGLSTVVVEKAPHYGGSTARSGGGVWIPNNEVLRRDGVSDTPEAARTYLHGIVGDVVPAEKIDTYLQRGPEMLSFVCKNSPLKLCWVPNYSDYYPEAPGGRPGGRSVEPKPFDARRLGEDMDGLEPPYGKVPLNVVVMQQDYVRLNQLKRHPRGVLRSLKVAARTMWAQARHKNLVGMGRALIAPLRVALRQAGVPVLLNTELTDLYVEDSVVRGIYVRDTNAPEDAEPRLIQARRGVILCSGGFEHNEAMRHKYQRAPITTDWTVGAVANTGDGIVAAEKLGAALELMEDAWWGPTVPLAGAPWFALSERNSPGSIIVNASAKRFMNESMPYVEAVHHMYGGKYGQGDGPGENIPAWLIFDQQYRDRYIFAGLQPGQRIPKKWTESGVIVTAGTLDELATATGLPAGALHATVERFNGFAETGVDEDFHRGESAYDRYYGDPTVKPNPNLGKIGHPPYYAAKMVPGDLGTKGGVRTDVYGRALRDDDTVIDGLYAAGNVSSPVMGHTYPGPGGTIGPAMTFGYLAALHVAGKA is encoded by the coding sequence GTGTTCTACATGAGTCAGGAGTTCGATGTCGTAGTGGTCGGCAGTGGTGGTGCCGGCATGGTCGCCGCCCTCACCGCCGCCCATCACGGTCTTTCCACAGTAGTTGTTGAGAAGGCCCCGCACTACGGCGGTTCCACCGCCCGCTCCGGTGGCGGAGTATGGATCCCGAACAACGAAGTGCTGCGCCGCGACGGAGTCTCCGACACGCCTGAGGCGGCCCGCACCTACCTGCACGGGATCGTCGGCGACGTGGTGCCGGCCGAGAAGATCGACACCTACCTGCAGCGCGGCCCGGAGATGCTGTCATTCGTGTGCAAGAACTCCCCGCTCAAGCTGTGCTGGGTGCCCAACTACTCCGACTACTACCCGGAGGCCCCGGGTGGGCGGCCCGGCGGCCGCTCGGTGGAGCCGAAGCCGTTCGACGCCCGCCGCCTCGGTGAGGACATGGACGGCCTGGAGCCCCCCTACGGCAAGGTGCCGCTGAACGTGGTGGTCATGCAGCAGGACTACGTCCGGCTCAACCAGCTCAAGCGGCATCCGCGCGGGGTGCTGCGCAGCCTGAAGGTCGCCGCGCGCACCATGTGGGCCCAGGCCCGGCACAAGAACCTGGTGGGCATGGGCCGTGCACTGATCGCGCCGCTGCGGGTGGCGTTGCGCCAGGCCGGGGTCCCGGTGCTGCTCAACACCGAGCTGACCGACCTGTACGTCGAGGATTCCGTGGTGCGCGGCATCTACGTCCGCGACACCAACGCGCCCGAGGATGCCGAACCGCGGTTGATCCAGGCCCGGCGCGGAGTCATCCTGTGCAGCGGCGGTTTCGAACACAACGAGGCGATGCGGCACAAGTACCAGCGCGCCCCGATCACCACCGACTGGACCGTCGGCGCCGTCGCCAACACCGGCGACGGCATCGTGGCCGCCGAAAAGCTCGGCGCTGCACTCGAACTCATGGAAGACGCCTGGTGGGGCCCGACGGTCCCGCTGGCGGGAGCGCCGTGGTTCGCACTGTCGGAACGCAATTCGCCCGGGTCGATCATCGTCAATGCGTCGGCCAAACGGTTCATGAACGAGTCGATGCCCTACGTCGAGGCCGTCCACCACATGTACGGCGGCAAGTACGGCCAGGGCGACGGACCGGGTGAGAACATCCCGGCGTGGCTGATCTTCGACCAGCAGTACCGCGATCGCTACATCTTCGCCGGACTGCAGCCCGGGCAGCGGATCCCGAAGAAGTGGACGGAGTCCGGGGTGATCGTCACCGCCGGCACCCTCGACGAACTCGCCACCGCGACCGGCCTGCCGGCCGGTGCGCTGCACGCCACCGTCGAGCGGTTCAACGGGTTCGCCGAGACCGGTGTCGACGAGGACTTCCACCGCGGCGAAAGCGCGTACGACCGCTACTACGGCGACCCGACGGTCAAGCCCAACCCGAATCTCGGCAAGATCGGGCATCCGCCGTACTACGCCGCCAAGATGGTGCCGGGCGATCTGGGCACCAAGGGCGGGGTGCGCACCGACGTGTACGGCCGCGCGCTGCGCGACGACGACACGGTGATCGACGGTCTGTACGCCGCCGGTAATGTCAGCTCACCGGTGATGGGCCACACCTATCCCGGACCGGGCGGCACCATCGGGCCCGCCATGACCTTCGGATACCTGGCGGCCCTGCATGTCGCTGGAAAGGCCTGA
- a CDS encoding MaoC/PaaZ C-terminal domain-containing protein, with protein sequence MPIDLDVAIGAQLEPVEFSWTSSDVQLYHLGLGAGSDPLDPRELRYLIDDTPQVLPTFGNVAQTFHQTTPPEVKFPGIDIELSRVLHASEGISAPGPIPPTGTGIAVTTFTEIWDKGKAAVIWSETAVTDPSGTLLWTQRRSIFARGEGGFGGDRGPSTSAETPDRAPDLEIDIPTLPQQALLYRLCGDRNPLHSDPAFASAAGFPRPILHGLCTYGMTAKALTDALVDGDAAAVGSYSARMAGVVFPGETLHLSAWKTDAGYLGTLTVPSRDNAVALSGVEFSPR encoded by the coding sequence ATGCCCATCGATCTCGACGTCGCCATCGGCGCCCAGCTGGAGCCGGTTGAATTCTCCTGGACCAGCAGTGATGTCCAGCTGTATCACCTGGGTCTGGGTGCCGGCTCAGATCCGCTGGACCCGCGCGAACTGCGTTACCTCATCGACGACACCCCGCAGGTGCTGCCGACGTTCGGCAACGTCGCGCAGACGTTCCACCAGACCACCCCGCCGGAGGTGAAGTTCCCCGGCATCGACATCGAGCTGTCCCGGGTGCTGCACGCCAGCGAGGGCATCAGCGCACCCGGACCGATCCCGCCGACGGGCACCGGTATCGCGGTCACCACGTTCACCGAGATCTGGGACAAGGGCAAGGCCGCGGTCATCTGGTCGGAGACCGCGGTGACCGATCCGTCCGGCACCCTGCTGTGGACGCAGCGCCGTTCGATCTTCGCCCGCGGCGAGGGCGGCTTCGGTGGCGATCGGGGCCCGTCGACCAGCGCCGAAACCCCCGACCGCGCACCGGATCTGGAGATCGACATCCCGACCCTGCCGCAGCAGGCGCTGCTGTACCGGTTGTGCGGTGACCGCAACCCGCTGCATTCAGATCCCGCTTTCGCCTCCGCGGCCGGCTTCCCCCGACCGATCCTGCACGGTCTGTGCACCTACGGGATGACGGCCAAGGCGCTGACCGACGCGCTGGTCGACGGCGACGCCGCGGCCGTCGGTTCCTACAGTGCGCGGATGGCCGGTGTGGTCTTTCCCGGCGAGACCTTGCACCTGTCCGCCTGGAAGACCGACGCCGGATACCTGGGCACGCTCACCGTGCCGTCGCGGGACAACGCGGTGGCGCTGTCCGGGGTGGAGTTCAGTCCGCGCTAG